One part of the Treponema sp. OMZ 787 genome encodes these proteins:
- a CDS encoding CD3072 family TudS-related putative desulfidase: MKNIILLSHCLLNPYSQVRAEKERESMEPLLTWLTKNKIGIIQLACPETEVYGLRRWGHVREQFDNINYRKACRSMINKTLDEVSEYINNGCRLLAVVGIDGSPSCGINFSCSSEDWGGEISSIKDFTKIKNINYPRIPGIYMEELKKIFFENSITTNFIAYSSGDTVDALIKNLESILEKA; the protein is encoded by the coding sequence GTCCGTGCAGAAAAAGAAAGAGAAAGTATGGAGCCCTTATTAACTTGGCTTACAAAGAATAAGATAGGGATAATTCAGCTTGCCTGCCCCGAAACGGAGGTGTACGGGCTGAGACGGTGGGGACATGTGCGTGAACAGTTCGATAATATTAATTACAGAAAAGCATGCCGCTCCATGATAAATAAAACATTGGATGAGGTAAGCGAGTACATCAATAACGGCTGCAGACTTTTGGCTGTAGTCGGTATTGATGGAAGCCCCAGCTGCGGCATTAACTTTTCATGCAGCTCGGAAGATTGGGGCGGAGAGATATCATCAATAAAAGATTTTACAAAAATTAAAAATATAAATTACCCCCGGATTCCCGGCATTTATATGGAAGAACTAAAAAAAATCTTTTTTGAAAATTCCATAACAACAAACTTTATTGCCTACAGCAGCGGGGATACCGTAGATGCTCTTATAAAAAATTTAGAGAGCATTTTGGAGAAAGCATAA
- a CDS encoding acyl-CoA dehydratase activase, which produces MHYIGIDIGSTATKTVIMDEDKKNILYKNRIPSGWNSKETGEAVLDWVKETLQNENFKITATGYGRVSVPFADKTLTEISCHGKGAHFLAKKDVTVIDIGGQDTKVIVVKDGLVIDFIMNDKCSAGTGKFLELMANRLGLSLQEISEYAARGNDLSLSSVCTVFAESEVTSLMGKGSPREDIARGVINQIVSKVVSLANRKPRSGIYFLTGGFSSNTYIIEEISKKLEAPVISDDLGAFAGAIGACILS; this is translated from the coding sequence ATGCACTACATAGGAATTGATATCGGTTCAACGGCAACAAAGACCGTTATAATGGATGAAGATAAAAAAAACATTCTTTACAAAAACCGTATACCTAGCGGATGGAACAGCAAAGAAACGGGAGAGGCTGTCTTAGATTGGGTTAAGGAAACTCTACAAAATGAGAACTTCAAAATAACTGCTACAGGTTACGGAAGAGTAAGCGTTCCCTTTGCAGACAAAACCTTAACCGAAATTTCCTGCCACGGAAAGGGAGCCCACTTTTTGGCAAAAAAAGATGTAACCGTAATCGACATCGGCGGGCAGGATACAAAGGTCATCGTTGTAAAAGACGGCCTTGTAATCGACTTTATTATGAACGATAAGTGTTCGGCCGGTACCGGCAAATTTTTGGAACTCATGGCAAACAGGCTTGGCTTAAGTTTACAGGAAATAAGCGAGTACGCTGCAAGAGGAAACGATTTAAGCCTTTCTTCCGTATGCACCGTCTTTGCCGAGTCCGAAGTAACCTCGCTAATGGGAAAGGGCAGTCCCCGCGAAGATATTGCAAGGGGCGTTATAAATCAAATAGTTTCAAAGGTCGTTTCGCTTGCAAACAGAAAACCCCGCTCCGGCATATATTTTTTGACCGGCGGCTTTAGTTCAAATACCTATATAATAGAAGAAATTTCAAAAAAACTTGAAGCCCCCGTTATATCGGATGACTTGGGAGCCTTTGCCGGAGCAATAGGAGCCTGTATCTTGTCATAG
- a CDS encoding DUF3343 domain-containing protein: MNYIITFGTTTAAIQCDSMIDTNPINAKLIPIPGFLKAGCGFACLFQNVQKEEVENWIGKNGISYEDLLEVRYEGKNIVPA, translated from the coding sequence ATGAATTATATAATTACCTTTGGAACAACAACAGCCGCAATTCAATGTGATTCAATGATAGATACAAATCCTATAAATGCAAAACTTATTCCTATCCCGGGATTTTTAAAAGCCGGCTGCGGTTTTGCCTGCCTTTTTCAAAATGTACAAAAAGAAGAAGTTGAAAACTGGATAGGTAAAAATGGTATAAGTTATGAGGATCTTCTTGAGGTTCGGTACGAAGGTAAAAATATAGTACCGGCCTAA